The sequence AGAAGACGTAGTTGGCCAGCTCAAATGTTCAATCTCAGATAATCAGTTCATTTTGGGTGGTGTCCTGCTTCACTTTTCTATGGTGAAAAGGTCTTAATTAACAACCCTGAAGACAGGGAAGAAGGGACCTATAATTTTTGCGGGGCTTTGTTGCTCTGCTAAGATCATGATCCATAAGTATTTTGAAAGATGGAATCTGTTGCTGTCGACGGGATGTAGATGAACAATATTGCCTAATGAACTTATGAAGCCCGGAGTGTGGAAGTAGCGATTTGATGTATTTTTGCAGGAAATCTATGACTGCATTTATCtatcatcattatttttatgatgatcATGTGATGAGTGAACCAAATTTTTGGTAAGTTAAGATTGACGACGTGATTAGAGGCATTTTTCCCAGCAaatattttctccttttttttttgggtctgCGAAAAAATAAGAGCGAACATAAAATGCGAGtgcaaatattttcttgagaaaAAATGCAGAATGCAAAGCCAATCTGAGGAAAGTGCTTTCAATGCTGTATTAATTTCGTAACACGCAATGGATCACCCAAaacattacataaaaaaattagaaaataataaaGAGGAAAAAAGAAGGAGAAAAAGAGTAAAGTGGAAGTGAGAACAACGCTCGTGGTTTTGTGGACTTTTGTGTTTGAGGCATCTTGTTCTCCTCCATCAACGTTAATATTTAAACTAATCAATTACAAGAATTTTCCTTTAAAAAGCTTCAcagttttaaattttctttgtttATAGTAGATTTGAAACGAAATCTATACTCAAACGACTGATATTGAATCATAAACTTCAAGACCATAAAATCATGTGCTAACTCTGGATGCATATGCTACTGTACGTAGTAAAATTTTTTGAGTTTCGGCATAGTTGGGGATAGTTCTTTTCGGAAAATAAACATagatgatatgagatgatgaAAGAAGAATAATTTATGAATAATAATTTCATACGTATTGTTAACATAATGGttcataattttaatcatttgtaGAACTTGAGTTAAACATTAGATGAAACAATAATGTTTAATCAATTAACATCACATCCTTCCCATCAGATGACGTCGATCatataattttctattttttttcctgattatTATTAATGATCTACATGGAATATTGTCCTAGCGTTCTAAATAAAAGCCCATGATTATAATAAGTAATCAAGATGTGTAAAGATGAAGCAATCACATGTGATTAAGTTCATTCTCAAATGATAAAATTGTTGCATGAATCACTTTTTGTTTCCTCTTGCTTTATGTTAGAAAAGGAATTAGATCCATATAagaccatttttttttatctgggAGCACTAAATATCCTCCTAGAAAAATATCGGAACGTgatgtatgtatatattcaaaatattgaaGTAGTATTGTCGTCGTCGGCTATAATTTTTCCCCATTACACAAAAAAAAGgcttatattatttttctcctAAAACTTGAAAATCTCGTGTAATAGAAATCTTTTTAAGCATAGTGATTCCGAACCAAAACCGGTTCACAATTTATGTATTAAGTGAGAAGTGATCAAGTTTAattcttatttatttaagacaagtcaattagtCATGTCGGCGTTGTacggaaaaaagaaagaaataatatGTCCATAGATTAGTTACATGCTATGGCTGCGTTTGGTTGGaggataaaattattaaatgattaagagataaatgataaagaaaatgattgaagtagaaatataatatataatggtaaaataatattatgtttggtatgattgttaagaatgagataatttagaatcttttgatgaattgacTAAATTGCCCTTCCACTATTGCGACAGCGGTGTGGTGGCCGGTCGGATGCGACGGCGGTGGTCGGCGGCTGTCGGCCGTGGGGGTGGTCGACTGGCTGTGGTCAGCAGCGGCGGCGGCGGTGGGCGGTGCGGTGGGCGGCGGCGGTCGGTGgcgggaagtggtggtgagtttggatatagaagaaaggtaaaattggaaaaataagatggattaagagttggataaataatcATAGGGAGTGAGGAGTGATTATTTTATGCCAGTTAATAAAACCTAATCATTTATAGGAgagattgacttggttaaataaaaatcgtacCAAAAATGGGATTAGGTaggtttaaaaaacaaaaacccaCCTAATCAAGGCTACCAGACGCAGCCTATTAGTATTGCTTAGATAAAGGCTACATAATCATGAAACCTAGTCAAACTAAAGGAAAATGACATGTCAATAGAACAAACGACACTTCATTTATGCAACTAATAATTCTTGTGTCTttttatcaataataataataataataacgctTGAGCCTAAAGCAAAGAATTTTTTCACTGCACactgccaaatttcttcagagaaacttttCACACTCCTATATATATGTGAGTGCATATTTGATTAATAAATGCTTCCaaatttttacttgatttttgAGCAGATTAATTGCATTAACTTTCCTTTCATGGCTTCTCTATTGAAACTCTTGCCTATACTGCATTTGCTCTTCATTCTTGTATGTTGCATGGCACTAAAGCAAGACCCAAAGGCAAGCATAACATTGAAAGTTGGTCTTCTATTTGAAATCATTGGATCTTTTCTTGATCGTTTGAATTCATGCAGCCTTACATTGTATATATGGGGAGTTCTTCGGATGCCGATGGAGGTGATGACTCGTCAAATCTTCAAATGCTATCATCAATAATTCCAAGGTGAGAGTCCTTATCTCCTAAAATTAAGATTGATTCATAACGTAATGAAACTGTTCGAATAAACCTCGaaattccatttcttttgtttgttgggCAGTGAAGAGAGTGAAAGAAAGTTTTTATTGAACTCCTACAATCATGCTTTTAGGGGATTCTCTGCTATGTTGACAGAGAATGAAGCATCTGTCTTATCTGGTAAATaaattttcttgattctttACTATAGCCATGGATTACTAACAGTTCAAACGTGGGCTTGTTCTGTTATAGAGGTTTAAGGAATCGAGTTCCACTGTTACTATATGCTTATATTGTTTTAACATTCCGGAGTTAAGGTGAGCTTACGTTTGTAGAAGGTTCATTGTCTAAATGATGCTATGAAAAGCAGGATATGATGAGGTCGTATCCGTGTTTCCTGATCCGGTCGTGGAACTCCATACAACTCGTTCTTGGGATTTTCTCGAAGCTAGAGACTCCAAGTTCAGGTCTAGGATCCCTTTTGATCACAACTCAGCTGATGTGATAATTGGAGTCGTAGACACAGGTCTGGATTTATGAAACAATAATGACTGAATTAATGAAATTTAGTTGAGATTTCATACTAACTTAGCCTTTCCACTTCAAAgttgatttgaaatttgttcTAATCTTTTGCAACACAGATATCCTCTTTCATATGCACGCTGTCATAAACTGATTAATATATTTCATTAATACTGATTTGTTCAAGGCATATGGCCCGAGTCACCAAGTTTTGACGACAATGGTATCGCTGAAATCCCATCAAAATGGAAAGGAGTTTGCATGGAAGGCTCTGATTTTAATAAGTCCAATTGCAATAGGTATAGATATTCTTTGCAAATTCAGATATATATCCTAATCCTATTATGTAACTGTTGAAATTTATGGTAAACTTGGCGGCAATTGACTCAAACGTCTAAATAACTAGAAAATAAAACTTACAAAAAAGTGTAAAATTTACCCCACATGGATTGTGGGGAATTGTGGACCCTATAAGACCGTGAACATATCGCGAGTTCAAACTGAGCTTGTGAGACGAGCTCAAGCTCGAGGTCTATTTTCTCTGTTTGAGCTTAAGCTCGTAGACTTTCGCCAGTTCTTGTCAAACTAGACTTATTTTCACTGACATAGAAATGAAACTAACTCCTCCTCTTCACATGACATAGGAAGTTGATAGGAGCAAGATACTACACCAACAGAGCTCTCGTAGCCAAACAAAACGAAACGAAACCAACACAGACGAGGGGCACACCTAGGGACCTCGCTGGCCATGGAACTCACACAGCCTCGATTGCAGGTGGGGCACGAGTCGCTAATGCAAGCTACTATGGCCTAGCAAAGGGCACATTGAGAGGTGGCCTACCGTCAGCCAGAATAGCAAGCTACAAGGCCTGCACAATTGATGGGTGTGCGGGCTCAATTATACTAAAAGCTATAGACGATGCACTTAAAGATGGAGTGGATATCATCTCGATATCTATTGGTGTCTCCTCAATTTTCCAATCTGATTTTCTCAATGACCCTATTGCCATTGGAGCCTTTCATGCCGAGCAACTGGGAATCATGGTCGTTTGCTCGGCTGGGAATGATGGCCCTGATAGTTACACTGTCGTTAACTCGGCTCCATGGATATTTACAGTCGCAGCATCTACTATTGATCGGGTGTTTGAGTCGAGGATACTACTAGGAAACAACAAATCGTTCGAGGTACAAAGGATTAATATAATTGTTCTGTCTTGATGCATATTTCTTTGATGAATTGAGTTTATTTTTGTGGTCATTAATTGTGTTTGTTATGTGGAACTAGGGGGCTGCAATCAATTTTTCTCCTCTAAGTGCGGGTAAACAATATCCTCTTGCATTTGGAGGCGATGTTGCTTCAAGTTTTACTCCGGTATCTGATGCAAGGTGGTCATTTTCTTCCTCTTCACCACATTTTTTATTACAAGTTCAAACGTATATCattgtaaaattaattaatatataatgttggACCACTCATCAATCTGAGCTTTTGGTACTAATGACTTATTACATTGCACCAGAATAGGAGGCTCTGTATTTGGAATCATCAGACAGTCTTTTTTAGGAGTTTGAATGTACTTGTTTTTATACCTATTTCTACATCAATGTCACGATACACAACCCAGATGCGAAACATTTGGATGTTTCTTTAAGGTTGTCTTGGTCCCCGGTCTTTGGCCGATGCGTAATGTCATGTACTATAATCTAAAAATTGTCACAACACTTTCATCAGCTCTGAGAGATTGatagtttataaaataataCCAAAGAATGAAAGCTTTTGTCCTCAAAtttgtgtttatatatatttctttgaaGATATAATTGGCCGTTTCATATTAAAATGCAGAAATTGCATGCCCGGATCAATAGACTACAAGAAAGCTGCTGGAAAAATAGTAGTGTGTGTGAATGATGATCCAATGGTTTCAAGGAGGATAAAGAAATTAGTAGTGGAAGATGCCAAAGCAAAAGGGATGATCTTAATAGATTCTGACCGTGAAGATTCACCGCTGGATTCAGGGACCTATCCATTTGCACAAGTTGGACAAAGTAAAGGATCCCACCTCCTCCATTACGTCAACTCAACAAAGTAAGACAGTCGTCTTAAAATTTTAGAACACAGAATTATAGTTGTTAGTCGAACCGGCAGCACGAAGTTCAAAGTATTTATTGACATTTTGAGTTTGACACAGGAATCCAACAGCAACTATTCTTGCATCAGAAGAGATTAGAAACTTTAAGCCAGCACCTGTCGTTGCAACTTTCTCTTCAAGAGGCCCTGGGATCCTCACCGAGAACATTCTCAAGGTAAATCGATAACCGAGATTCAGCTTATAGTCTTTGTCTAATATATATTTCTACTCAAAGTCCGTCATTTTCGTCATCCGAGACTAAAACAAAATGTCATGACATGCAGCCTGATATTATGGCTCCTGGGGTGGCCATTTTGGCAGCAACAGTACCCAGGATAGACTCATCCTATGGTGCACCTGGAAATAAGTCTTCACTCTTTGGCATTAGATCTGGGACTTCAATGGCTTGCCCACATGTTGCTGGTGCCATGGCATTCATCAAGTCTATTCATCCTCAATGGACTTCATCTGTCATTAAATCCGCATTGATGACGACTGGTAACAAATCGTTGTTATCAGCACTATATAAAAGCAAACATCGTCTTTATTTGGATCTATATTCCATTTCATGTCAACTACggttaaaaaaatttgagtcaCTCGCGAGTTTTGACTAGATATACAACTACACGCGTGACATATTCGTATCCTAATCTTTCTTCTCTATTGTTTTTGCAGCATCCATACTTAACAACATTGGAAAACCTTTGACAAATAGCACCTCGGATTATCCATTAAATCCCCATGAGACTGGAGTGGGAGAAATTTTCCCAACAAAGGCTCTTGACCCTGGCCTAGCATTTGAAACCAACACAAATGATCATCTAAATTTTCTTTGCTACAATGGGTACAAGAACCAAGCAATAAAATCAATGTCCCACAAAAATTTTAGCTGCCCAAAGAAGTCTAATCAGGACTTCATTTCCAACATCAACTACCCCACCATTTCCATTGACAGATTAAATAGAGCCGAAGGACCAAGAAGGATTAAAAGATTTGCAACCAATTTAGGGTCACCAAATGCGACATATTTTTCCTCAGTAAATGCTCCTCGTGGGCTACAAGTTAAGGTTCATCCACGGAAACTTGTGTTCACTCAAGGTATGAAAAGGGCCTCTTTCAAAGTGTTCTTCGATGGTAAAGAAGCATCCAAAGGCTACAATTATGGGGATATAAGATGGTTTGATGCCACACATATAGTTCGTGTTGTTTTTGCAGTCAATGTTGAATGATTTGTGGTGTCCCTTTTTCTTTCTNccgtctcacaaaatacgacccgtgagacggtctcacacaagtttttgcctataaaaaatctcaaatatttgatttaattataattttttacatctaaaataatatataaataaattgaaaagttATTTATCCTATATATAATACCTAGTTGAGAACATtatggaaaattttgatgagaGATACTTAGGATTATTAATGTCTACATAAAATCAAATCTACatatcaatataatattaaggcaattttggggaaaaaaaattggtgtcTCTCAGTCTCTCTAATGAGCTCAACTATTACCTACAGTATAGATTAACAATATTATAAGATTCAATAATCACAAGATTATCCTTGGAAGCTTTGATAATTTTCATGTTACCCTTGACCAACTTTGATAATTGTCAAACTACCCCTGTTCAATAACACAAATAGCCAATACTACCCACCTTATTCtagaaattaattataaaattactcATGTTCCacaaattaattacaaaaactgAGAAACCAAAATtagaaattcaaaaaaaattatacaagctTACAACGAGTGCAGAACATTGCTAATTCTTATTGTCACAAAGATTTTCATGGCTAAAATTATATGTAGAAAAGACCTCTAAAGTAAATATAgctattttaaaacttttttgcGAATTGTTTTTTCAGTCCTTTTCaactttttttgtttgtttgacgAAAGTATTATAAAATAAAGAAGCTTACTCTGCAGCAAATTAATTCAGTTCCAGTTAAAACATTTTGAATGcagaaaaaaaaactcatttttgaAGCATTTTCGCAACCTGATTCATTTCATCACCttgagaataatattttttttgccgGAATTTATACGCGGACTTTGTCGTCTTCATGTTTCTCAACtttatgatttgattttttttaaaaaaatatatgtactcAAAGATAATATATATCTTTGACAGTGAAATTTGTTGGTATCACGTACgacaatttgagataataaatataaaaataaaaaataaatttgacacCGAGATTTATGTGGAAAACTCAAATTATCAGAGTAAAAACCATTGACAAGGTGAAATGAAAACGAGTATACAAATGTGTTTTCTCGTCTGCTTCTTTTTTTCAACAAAGCTTGCAAAACGTGTTCTTTGCGTGTTCTTTAAAAATGTTTCCCAACATTAGCTGTCTGGGGTACAAAACTTTGGGGGCATTATTCATGATGATCCTGCGACATCAACGTAAATTATCTGaattaattgaaatttattatgaGAGTGGACATGAAAAAAGTTCAATTAACAGATAACATGTCTCTGGTCATACTCAACTTATTAATGATTATTTTTCTAATGAGTTGGCGTACACACCGATGACATGTTCCGATGGCTATTTTGATTGAGACATATTTGTGGATGTGTGAACAATTGCTCTTGAATGTTTGTCCAACGTTTGCCGACGTGTAATGCAAATATATGGGGTGTGTACTTGAGAAAACCTAATGCAACTCACATCAATCTTTTGCTTCAAAAGTATTAGAAAAGACACGGTTTTCATGGCATGTTATAAAGCCTTAATTGCATGAATCGAGGCAATCATGGCAACCCAGTAATTGTGCTTGAGGTGATCACGTCTGTCGACTTATGGATATGACATGACTTTTCTGGAGTCGTTAGATTTTGTAATCACATCAATGTACTTAATGAATCGACTCACCAGAGGTTAATTTCATTGTGAACGGTATACAATATATAGAAGGATACTGCCTAACATATGGTATATATCCGAAAATTGACACTTTTGTGAAGAGTTTCTCTCACCCATAGGATCCCAAAAGAATGAAATTTAAAGAAAGGTAAGAAGTTGTAAGAAAAGATGTCGAGTGGACATTTGTTGTTCTCCAAGCTTGTTGGGTAATTATAAGCGGTCTAAGGCGACATTGGTTCATGGATAAATGCAGAGAATCGTACATACTTGTATTATACTATTGTTGACAATGATGGTAATGCAATATCGATTTGAGATCATGACAAACGAGACACTTTCATAGAGAATCAGTGTTCAACCCGAGAATTATGTGAATATCTTTGAAGAAATTCCTACGTGATAGTCAGATACATCATTAGCTTTGTCACGAGTTGTTGAACACATTGGAGAAACATGTCGTCATAATCAATGAATgagtaatttataaattatgaaaCATTTAGTTATTCTAATTTGTAATTGGTCAAACTTTCGCTATATTGtatcatttcaaattttaaataaaattttaatgctaAATTAATTATGCTAGATAATTGTCAAAACTTTGAataaattcaatattaaaaaaaatatcaatgaaatgattataaatggaaataattaaaataaagaaaaaataaaaagaataaatcattttatttaaataataaataaataaatattaataaagtgaCGTAGAAatctataaatatttaattggtGAGATATTTGATCGTGAAATGTTTGATATTTGAAGAATaccaaatttgagtgaaaatgaatatttgattgaaaatgtttattaataacaaactgaagaacacaaaaattcatatgacatgattatatatgtcaattttataatacatatattctattttaatcgtctataaatattattttcacgATAAATATAAACATGATTCAGAGACCAAAACTGATTTTATTATAACCTAAAATTTTAACAACAAAGTTTGAGGATATTTATAGTCCTTACCCTATAATCCTCCATTTCTAAAAGCTTCGAATGAACATACTTACCACTGACGCTTGAAGGTCGTGGATCCATCGGGAAATTTTCATTCATGGAGTTTGtaattctctctctctctctctgtctcTCAATCTCTTTCGCGTTCTTGCGCAATTTTCTTTCCTCTGTGGGCGCGTATTTAGTTCGATTTTGGAAATAATTTTTACTGCAGACATGCTTGAATAAAGGCAAAGGCTACTACTTCCCAGCGTGCCACGTCTTGGACATTTGCGGTTTCCGGGTTTTATTTGATTGTCCTATTGATTTCTCGTCTCTAGCGATCTTTTCTCCTCTGCCTTTGGATTCGGCTTCGACGATTAAAGATGAAAAATTTATCTGTTCTTGTGTAAGTTATGCGGATATGGAGTCGAATGAAACCGAGACTCCAAGAACCGTCAAACCGCTTGACGCAAACAGCTTAATTCAAGCCGAGCCGTATTATAAATTTGTGAAGGACTTGCTTTTGTGGGACATATCTTTTGTTGATGTTGTGCTAATATCTAGTCCAATGGGTATGATGGGGTTGCCGTTTCTTACTCGGAATCGACAATTTTCAGCTAAGGTATTCGAGATTCCGTTTCCCGTTGGTCATTTCATAGTTATTGACGGTCGAAGGTTTGCAGTGTTGCTCACATCACGTATTATTTGATGTATGCTTATAAGTTGCTGATAAAAGTTAACATTAATATCCGATAGTTTAAAACTACAAGCAAAAATGAATAATCGTTGCGTGGCATATCACCTCACTAAACTGGCTACATTTAAGCGTGCGATCAGACTTTTAAGGCACGCACTTCATGACCAGTAAACCTGCTTCATGAAAAGGCTGCTAATCAGATTATGAGTGGGAGCAATTGCTGAGACTCTTTGCTGCTTAGAGATCCATGTGCATACCTTATGGTATGACTGTGGTCTAATCTATCATTCACCCTTCCTTGTTGATGCTGTAGTTTTGGTTTATTTTGTTTCTGAATTGGTTTAGGTGTATGTTACTGAGGCCACAGCTAGAATTGGACAACTTATGATGGAGGATTTAGTTACGATGCACAAGGAATTTAGGCAATTTTATGGACCTGAGAATTCTGGTGCACCTCAGTGGATGAAATGGGAAGAACTTGAATTTCTTCCTTTGGA comes from Primulina huaijiensis isolate GDHJ02 chromosome 2, ASM1229523v2, whole genome shotgun sequence and encodes:
- the LOC140970589 gene encoding CO(2)-response secreted protease-like, which gives rise to MQPYIVYMGSSSDADGGDDSSNLQMLSSIIPSEESERKFLLNSYNHAFRGFSAMLTENEASVLSGYDEVVSVFPDPVVELHTTRSWDFLEARDSKFRSRIPFDHNSADVIIGVVDTGIWPESPSFDDNGIAEIPSKWKGVCMEGSDFNKSNCNRKLIGARYYTNRALVAKQNETKPTQTRGTPRDLAGHGTHTASIAGGARVANASYYGLAKGTLRGGLPSARIASYKACTIDGCAGSIILKAIDDALKDGVDIISISIGVSSIFQSDFLNDPIAIGAFHAEQLGIMVVCSAGNDGPDSYTVVNSAPWIFTVAASTIDRVFESRILLGNNKSFEGAAINFSPLSAGKQYPLAFGGDVASSFTPVSDARNCMPGSIDYKKAAGKIVVCVNDDPMVSRRIKKLVVEDAKAKGMILIDSDREDSPLDSGTYPFAQVGQSKGSHLLHYVNSTKNPTATILASEEIRNFKPAPVVATFSSRGPGILTENILKPDIMAPGVAILAATVPRIDSSYGAPGNKSSLFGIRSGTSMACPHVAGAMAFIKSIHPQWTSSVIKSALMTTASILNNIGKPLTNSTSDYPLNPHETGVGEIFPTKALDPGLAFETNTNDHLNFLCYNGYKNQAIKSMSHKNFSCPKKSNQDFISNINYPTISIDRLNRAEGPRRIKRFATNLGSPNATYFSSVNAPRGLQVKVHPRKLVFTQGMKRASFKVFFDGKEASKGYNYGDIRWFDATHIVRVVFAVNVE